The nucleotide window GTCCACAGTATTCTTAGAGCCACCAAAGTTCTTAACTTCAGCTTGGTGACCTCCATTGAAGGTAGAAATACAGTCTGTAGCAGCCTTCGACTTATTATTTTCAAGTGTTTTCCTCGCTTTGGGGCAAATGTTGCCATGGTAAGCTTGCATTTTTGCCTTTCTAAGCTGAATCCTTGTCATTAGCTTCACCCGGATTTCTTCAAACATGGACATAGGTGGCTTACCCCTAGCGTCTCTTATCTATCCATTAAAACTCTCGCACAAGTTATTGATTAGAATGTCACACTGTTGTACAGTGTTAAAGAAAGCCCTGCACCAATGTTTTGGGGGCCTTTCAAGTTCTGCAAAACAGTTAGCAAGTCATTGTGTCAATAAACATTCATGCATACATAAGCTAAATACAAATAAGAAGCCAAAACTGCATATACCTTTCATCCAATCATATGCCTTCTCATTCAACTGTTTCATATCTTCCGTGTCTTTTAAATAGAAAGGCATTGTGGTTGCTTTAGCACACTTCCACATCTGGTCCTTCATCTGTTTCCCCGGAAATAACTTTGTGAAGTTAGTCCACATATGTCTCGCACAAAATCTGATATGTGCTAAGGGGACCACGGCATCAAAAGCAGGCATCAATCCCTTCTATTTGTCACTTATAAATGTCCACCCGGCTCCACCATCATTGATATCCAAATCCTTTCCCAATAACTGCAGAAACCAAATCCATGAATCTTTAGTCTCATTCTCCACCATTGCATATGCTATGACCCATGTGGTGTTGTTGGCATCGATCCCAACGGCTGTTAAGAGTTGCCCTCCAAAAGCACTCTTTAGATGAGCACTATCTAATCCTATAACAGCCTTACAACCTGCCTTGAATCCATTCTTAAGGGCCCCCAGACATATGTACATTCTCTTGAAAATGGGCTAGCTGCTTGAGTGTGAGAAATCACACTTGATATCTATCGTGGTTGCTGGGTCAACCCGCTGCATCTCTTTGCCATAGTCTGCTAGCCTTGCAAATTGTTCCCTAATAGAGCCTTCCAATTCCAACAAAGCTGCCCTTTTTGCCCGATAGGCCATTTGCTTTGATACCCTTGCCTTGATCTTCGTAGACATGGTCTGGGCAAGAGAACAGGCATATCAAACACACCAAACATAATTGAAGTAATTTTGGTACACAATTAAACCATtacaattcaaattcaaaaacaagTATATATTCGCCTGTGTTCCAGTTTTCATTAAGCAGAATCTTGTCCTTGAATTTTGCAGTCAAGTATCTAGACCTTACCATTGTGTTGTTCCACTTTCTTGTGCACTTGTGCTCACTTTCATATGTCTTGATCATGAGTGTGTTCTCATGTTGCATTTTTGATGCATAAAGCTCGAAGCGGCAGTCATCTTCCTTGCATATCACTCTTAATCTTTGCTTGTCATTTTTGAGGTACACGTATTCCCAGCCACCTTGAATTTCTTTCTCCCTCAATGTAGCTCTTAATATCCTTACATTAGCAAATATCATCCCTTGCAGAACTCAGGTTTCTTCATGTCTGTGTTCGGGTTAAATTCTGGGAATTCATCTTCAGGCTCCCTATCAGAGTTTACGGCAAGTCCCATTCTCTCTTCATCCGAATCCACATTAGCAAATATGTCCTCATTGTCCTCCAAATCAGCATATGCATCTCTGCTCCCTAATACAGATCCTTGACTGCTTGTTCCTACACCATCTTTAGTTTGCTTTCCACCATCTGCTCCTTGACTTCCTTCCATACCctctacatcatcatcatcatcatctatacCATAAGGGTCATAATCTTCATCATCCACCTCAGGGTTGTAGTCATCATGATTATTCCCATCAgatccatcatcttcttcatcctcttcatTATCTTCAAACCCTTGTCCACCATAACTTTGCATGAAATCTAGGATGTCTATATCGTGCAGATCATCAAAGTCGATACCGCTAGAGTTTTAGTTGCTCCTTTCATCAACCTTTTCTTTACCCTTGTCATTCGGACCAATACTAGCAGCCTTCATCTGTTGAAATGACACAATATCCTGGACTTCTCTTATAACTATCCCAGCTTTTCTCTTTGTTATTTTTCTTGGGCTATCTGGCAGTTCCTCTATAACTACCCCACCAGATTTTTCTTGGCTAAAAAAGATGTCCTCTATTTCATACGCTTCATCCAAGCTGTCTCCATACACACCATGCAGCTCCATATGATCTAAATACAGTAACACCAACCTAATTGAAGGTACACAACAACACATTGTTATGGCATCCAGATGAGTACTTAGCTTCATCAATGCTTCAACCTCAAAACCAATCCTATACCAATAATCTATTCTCTGCCCTTCATATGTTGGATCCAATTGCCTCACCATATTGTCTATCTCTACGAAGGACATCTTGTCCTTATCCACATAGTCAAAAAAATTCACATTTCCTCCCACATACTTGTTGTCCCTTATACAGCCCCTATGAAACACCTTTATTGTAAAATAATCCGGCTGCCCTGCGAAAAAGTCAAGGAGCAAAACAATTTAGCTTCAAACATCCCTTTACAAAAGCATTACACCAACTAGTAAGCACCATAAAAGTCTACAACGTAATCACCATAAAGTCTACAACAACTAATTTCCTCTGCAAAGGTCCCTTtacagaaaaaaattaaaaaaaaaagaaaaaaaagaaacacaagCTAACCAACCATTGTATCGCCATAAACTCTACAACAACCAAAGTTAACAGAATAAAGCCAAAACAGTCATCCTCCTTTGCATATTAGATCCCATTAGGACCACAACATAGAAagtaatgtcaaatttgaaaGCACATGGCAGACCAACCCTATTTCTTTACTACCACCTTGCACATGGTGccaaacttatttatttatctgtcCCCAACTGAGAGCACATACAATTCAGCAATTTCAAAAGCAACTATATAAACAAGGAAACACCAGAAGCTATATTTTCAAAGCCCTAAacccaaaattgaaaaaccttaCCCATAACCCAAATTTTTTATGGAAACCGTAGATCCCGAACTAGTGAAAGCTTAAATACCTTCCCCCTATTCACATAAACCCGTGAAGCTTCGAAACCCTAAAAAAGAACTCACCATAATCAGGAACCTCATCTGCTTCGATATCGGCTCCCCTTGGAATCCATAGGTCAAGATCGTTGCCTACCATGTGGCCATGTCTTCAATCGAAGCTTCGATTCGTAACTTCGACTCCAATGGAAGAGGATTCAATTTTGGGTTTCCCTGTTTCGTGCTTCTGGGTTTGAGAGATTtaggattctagggttcttggctGCGAGATTAGAAACGGGAATCAGATTTGCGCTTCACACAACCCCTATTACGATGTCCCGATTTGGGATGACGGTTTCTATTAGGGTTCTAATTTTGGGTTCTTCAGCGATTGAAAACGGCGTTATGAGGAATTAGGCTACTTGAGTGGGAAAGGAAGGGAGATATATGAGAGGAGTaccttgggaattttgcatGTGGGAAGGTCCCACAAATCTGACATATCAGACGGCGTTGTTCCACGTCAGCAACCTAAATAGTGGAAATTGACAGAATGGTGAGGAAATGGCTCAATTTGATCAAATTGGAGAGTgtgaggacttttctgattaaattagaagtgcagggactaaactgacgaacccctaaaagtacagggtagtaaacagaattttttccttatataaattaaatgatgCGTTTATGTTATGAAGAATGGAGCTTTGGTGTGGAATTGGTATgggttgtgattgtgattttctTATAAATGTGTGAAGTTTCGTATAGTATAACCAAGATGGTGATAACCAAGGTGGTGATTATGATTGACAATGCGGATTGGTTATGATGCTGTTGTTGATTTCAATGAGCTTTATAGTAATTCATATTTCATTAAGTGTTTGAAGTAGATTGTTGAGTAAATTAGGTTATGTGTTATTTAAGCAATTCCACGTGCATGTAATCACCTGAACTAAAatcatatgcagggattaccgtTATTCTATATTGTTTTAATTGCatataatctcctgaactaaactttaTGTAGGGATTATCAACTGTTTGTCTTCATGTAATCACTTGAACTAAGtcatatgcaggggttactactttgtttgatttgtttaaTTTCATTATTCTGGTCTTCTATTTGTTTGTTGGaatttactcatacaagctatcaaaagcttaccaggtttgttattgcactattcaatggtgtagggattgatcctgcaggtcaggaaaatcgtggttGAAGTACGAACCATGTTCTCGTAGTTGTAGGTGTTCAGAAGCTAATTTTTTGCTTAACTTTCTTTAGACTTCCGttttgtagtaagctctgagggaGTGTTTACTTGTTAATTTGTTAGCGCAACTTAATTCGTGAACTATGTGTGACATTATCATGTATTTATTTTAAGTTGAAATTTTTACAGGTATTTAGTGTTGATGTCTGAACCATCACTCCCTgtgtatttttatttgtttattatttaTGCTTGAAAATCGAGGTGTGACAAGCTGTGTGGGCTACTCTATTGAAATTCATGTGAATCTTCCTGTTGGTgagttataattccaacattataAACGTCATGAGTTCGATTCTCTCATGCATATGTAAGGGTGTGGtggtttaagttttttttttttagtgtgaATCTTCCTCCATTGCAATGTTTTGGATGTCTGGCCTCAATgatctaatttcatcaaatatgGCGCCCTTCACACTTAAATTCGTCCTTATGTTGTTCAGCGTATTGATGACCTAGATTGCATCACTTTTTAGTTCCACTCTTCTATATCCTTTAGCTAAGCACAATTTTAACCCATGTAATATTGTTGCTAGTGCTTTTAAGGCTATGACTGAAGGAGTACCTGGTATGACATGTTGCGTTGCATACTTAAGTTGGCCTGCTCCATCTCTCCCAATAAGTCTGACTCTCTAtcatttttactattttttttttttgttttttttttttgaatggatACTGATTTCATCATATTCAATAATCATAAGCAAGGGATAGAGTCTAACATGCACTTGAATAGAAAACAGACAAGAATCCCCAACTCTATCAAGTAAATGCAGACTCATTACAAGTCTGTTTTGAGCTCCCTATAGTAGCGAGTTTATATTCATTAGTCCGACTTCTATAATTTttactaatttttgtttttttgaatgGATACTGATTTCATCATATTCAATAGTCATAAGCAAGGACTAGAGTCTAACATGCACTTAAATAGGAAATAGACAAGAATCCCCAACTCCATCAAGTAAatgcaaactcattacaagtgtGTTTTGAGCTAGCTATAGCAGCGAGCTTATAGTacaaagaacaactccgtgtcttctaCAGCAAAATCATTAGCTAGTTTCCCATTAGCTAATCGCGCAATTGCGGTACCAATAAAGACGCcacttcctagcaaacaaataggagcaactcaattatccataagccgcttgaaACGCCAATCTTATttcagataattaccaactcttGAAGTAGTCATGATTCCAAAACGATTGATCTTGGACCAATAAATCGACCTAAAAGCCCAAAAAAGGTCCACCTCTTAGGCTAGCCCACTCTCATCACTAAGTGATAAATGAGGATGGTAAGGTACCCTCCTTACTGGCCCACATGAGAGATCACaacaacccaaatttgagcctaaCAGGCCTAAGCCCAAGCTCGATATTAAACTGACCAAAAACCCTAGCCCGCTTCTACCATCCCATGGCCGCCACCGCTAAACTTTCCGGCAGCCAGACTTTCCAACACACCATCAAGCGACGAAAATCTAAATGAAGTGGCATTGCCTCTCCTCTGCAAACAGGGATAAGCAATCTCAATCCAAGCTCAATAACCCGACTGAAATTAAGAACAAACCCAATCACCTGCAACAATGCCGGCCGGAATCGATCAAGAATTGGGTTCTCGCCTTTCTGTTATCCGCCGACTCTACACTGTTGCCTACTTGGAATCGATCTCCTCAGGACCTCAGCAGATCGATGTTAGACCACGTCGTCGCATTCTATCAAATCCCTATTGCATGTGAACCGGCGACACAAACCCAACATGGATTCCGTTCGATACCCACGACGACATGAAACTCACCTCACTAGATCCTTCAGTCTGGCAAGGTCCGCTTCTTTGCTCAAACCCTAGAGCAGCTCTTCTAAATATCTgcttgttttgtgtaactttcAAATgcaaactgtttttttttttttttcattttaaaaaatttacataaattcaaaaagTGTTAAAATAGAGGTAACTACTTGAAATATAGTTTAAAGATTGCTAGCCAAAAGAATTTTTTAACTACATTGACTAAAAAATAGCTAGTCTTTCTGAAGATGTTTAGACTCCATATATTACTTTTGTCTTTCtcttaccccccccccccttataGACTCCATATATTACTTTTGTCTTTCtcttaccccccccccccccccccccccccccccccttcttccCTTCTTCACACCTCCACAATATTACTTCCGACAAAGCCGCAGATCTCTACCTCAACCACAATCACCCAACTAGATTATAGTGTATAAATTTGGTGGAAGGCTGCTAAAAAATGATGC belongs to Rosa chinensis cultivar Old Blush chromosome 4, RchiOBHm-V2, whole genome shotgun sequence and includes:
- the LOC112198881 gene encoding acidic leucine-rich nuclear phosphoprotein 32 family member B-like; its protein translation is MQSYGGQGFEDNEEDEEDDGSDGNNHDDYNPEVDDEDYDPYGIDDDDDDVEGMEGSQGADGGKQTKDGVGTSSQGSVLGSRDAYADLEDNEDIFANVDSDEERMGLAVNSDREPEDEFPEFNPNTDMKKPEFCKG